One window from the genome of Candidatus Rickettsiella isopodorum encodes:
- a CDS encoding sensor histidine kinase gives MISNTIKQIADALGTLFPLNLFLINEDGIIQWVNEHMLKAANQTELKAIQGKHVRMFGEKEWLTTKSVITSKEKSILFEDVRQKNFFTIKIPHSEDGFRGVIGLSFDITALRKAEVAKQTFLTNMSHDLRTPLTGILGLAEIQAELGTQAQDKEYGVWIYQAGKQLLELLTAVLDICALENPVDLIKKEEIDLTQFVNEIRELMEPSMLNKGLSFHVKRDMSLRFIFSDSIKLKRVLVNLLSNAVKFTHEGEITLAIKWLDLTTHTQIEMQVIDTGIGIPEDKLDKVFDRFYRVDSSYRTKYLGSGLGLSLVKESLEQLGGSIKVTSQEGKGSCFTITLDVL, from the coding sequence ATGATTTCAAACACTATTAAACAGATCGCCGATGCATTAGGTACTCTTTTCCCTCTCAATCTTTTCCTTATCAATGAAGATGGAATCATTCAATGGGTTAATGAGCATATGCTTAAAGCGGCCAACCAAACGGAACTGAAAGCAATTCAAGGAAAACATGTGAGGATGTTCGGAGAAAAAGAATGGCTAACCACTAAAAGTGTGATTACCTCTAAAGAAAAATCTATTTTATTCGAAGATGTTCGTCAAAAAAATTTCTTCACTATCAAAATTCCACATAGTGAAGACGGTTTTCGAGGTGTTATTGGACTGTCGTTTGATATTACGGCGTTAAGAAAAGCAGAGGTCGCTAAACAAACCTTCTTAACCAATATGAGTCATGATTTACGTACCCCTTTAACAGGTATCCTAGGTCTTGCTGAAATCCAAGCCGAGCTAGGAACCCAAGCGCAAGATAAAGAATATGGTGTATGGATCTATCAGGCGGGAAAGCAGCTTTTAGAATTACTGACTGCTGTCCTAGACATCTGTGCACTTGAAAACCCTGTTGATCTAATAAAAAAGGAAGAAATAGATTTAACCCAGTTTGTTAATGAGATCAGGGAATTAATGGAACCTTCTATGCTCAATAAAGGTTTAAGCTTTCACGTCAAGCGTGATATGTCGCTGCGGTTTATTTTTAGTGATTCTATCAAGTTAAAGCGAGTCTTAGTCAATCTCCTCTCTAACGCCGTCAAATTTACTCATGAAGGAGAAATTACCTTAGCTATAAAATGGCTCGATCTAACTACTCATACACAAATAGAAATGCAGGTAATCGATACAGGAATTGGTATTCCTGAGGATAAATTGGATAAGGTATTTGATCGTTTTTATCGTGTTGATTCTTCTTACCGAACTAAATATCTCGGTAGTGGATTGGGTTTATCTCTTGTTAAAGAAAGTTTAGAACAATTAGGTGGATCAATAAAGGTTACGAGCCAAGAAGGAAAAGGGAGTTGTTTTACAATAACGCTGGATGTTCTTTAG
- a CDS encoding NRAMP family divalent metal transporter yields the protein MSVSSVLSNRRPLKKPLFWLSLLGPGLVVMLADTDAGSLITAAQSGAVWGYRLLALQFILMPILYIAQELTIRLGIATGMGHGELIKHYFGKTWAWLSVSTLVISCIGAILSEFSGLAGVGALFNIPAWETLSLVVAFLTLVAWTGSYRSVERIAILLGLFELVFLWVAWDARPVGHEILSGFTHIPWQNKSYLYLLAGNIGAVIMPWMIFYQQSAVLDKGLNASHLRIARWDTAIGAIITQLIMAALLIATAATIGKINPLAPLNTVQQISQAITPSLGFTTGRVLFALGMTGAALVASIVVSLTAAWGLGEVMGFRRSLEHHPKEAPWFYGVYTLILILGGILVASGSVNLVNLSVGVEVMNALLLPIVLGFLYLLALRTLPKAFRLKPAYALLVGVILLVTSSFGLFGGISGIL from the coding sequence ATGTCTGTTTCATCTGTTTTAAGTAACCGACGACCTCTAAAAAAACCCTTATTTTGGCTGAGTCTATTAGGGCCAGGTTTAGTGGTCATGTTGGCTGATACCGATGCCGGTAGTTTAATTACCGCCGCTCAAAGTGGTGCTGTTTGGGGCTATAGATTATTAGCATTACAGTTTATTTTAATGCCTATCCTATATATCGCCCAGGAATTAACGATACGGTTAGGTATTGCCACAGGGATGGGTCATGGCGAGTTAATTAAACATTATTTTGGTAAAACGTGGGCATGGTTGTCAGTATCAACCTTAGTGATTTCGTGTATTGGCGCCATACTCAGTGAGTTTAGTGGTTTGGCAGGCGTGGGAGCACTCTTTAATATTCCGGCCTGGGAAACCTTATCCTTAGTGGTGGCTTTTTTGACCTTAGTCGCTTGGACTGGTTCTTATCGTTCGGTTGAACGGATCGCTATTCTATTAGGATTATTCGAATTGGTTTTCTTATGGGTTGCTTGGGATGCTAGACCGGTAGGGCATGAAATACTGAGCGGCTTTACGCATATTCCCTGGCAGAATAAATCTTACCTCTATTTACTGGCCGGAAATATTGGTGCTGTGATTATGCCCTGGATGATTTTTTATCAGCAATCAGCGGTATTAGATAAGGGACTTAATGCCAGTCATTTACGAATAGCACGCTGGGATACAGCGATAGGGGCGATCATTACGCAATTAATTATGGCCGCCTTATTGATTGCTACTGCAGCCACTATCGGAAAAATAAATCCATTAGCGCCGCTTAATACCGTCCAACAAATTAGTCAGGCGATTACGCCCAGTTTAGGTTTTACAACGGGTCGAGTTTTATTTGCTCTCGGTATGACGGGTGCGGCACTGGTTGCGAGTATTGTAGTTTCTCTAACCGCGGCTTGGGGTTTAGGTGAAGTGATGGGGTTTCGTCGGTCTTTAGAGCATCATCCTAAAGAAGCACCCTGGTTTTACGGAGTTTATACCTTAATTTTAATTCTAGGTGGCATACTGGTAGCTTCCGGCAGTGTGAATTTAGTGAATCTAAGTGTGGGTGTCGAAGTAATGAACGCCTTATTATTACCCATTGTCTTGGGCTTTCTGTATCTTTTAGCGTTGCGTACTTTACCTAAAGCGTTTCGTTTAAAACCCGCTTATGCTTTATTAGTGGGTGTGATTTTATTAGTGACTTCTTCGTTTGGTTTGTTCGGGGGAATTTCAGGAATTTTATAG
- a CDS encoding OPT family oligopeptide transporter — MQDDNRSQTGIITLRVVVLGIFLALLLAASSTYLALKVGILPSASIPAAILAMAILRLFHNGNIFEANLIQTAASAGEAVAGGIVFTIPALIIIGYWNHFPYFANFAIACLGGLLGILFSIPLRKILINTPQLYFPEARAISEVLKLSQKQSFPINKMLVGTSLGAGLEFAQTGLKIIAVSTEKWVVFGQSKIIGFGLGFAPALIGVGYLIGWNVGLSLLLGAFIAWGISLPLLSYLMPVGNTFILAKSLAVYSSDIHYIGLGAMLAAGFWTLLNLLRPFYLSLRLLLRGLFHPLKNQLSPTEQDIPLNYLLSSLVLVIFSIYFLFNYLLPIQSLLFTFPQLFLVVAVLYVLVIGFVFAALCGYFSGLVGVTASPGSAIVISGLLFMALILRGVLFFKGQDLLSSQLLNAAAITIIIGAVVAGAACIANDNIQDLKVGHLIGATPWRQQLMLILGVVIASLVIPYVMQLLFNVYGLTTVLPHAGMDPQQTLPAPPAAMMAGLTQGVFNHDLPWNMLAMGGAIMLVLIIVNTVGKINLSLLGVGMGIYLPLSSSTPLFIGSLFAYGIKFFLQKKINRQTTPSDFQQHNAILLSCGLVAGAALMDVFLAIPLSITGNPRLFAVLPISWQALASGFGFLSVLGLAVCFYWTILKKPPSSLT, encoded by the coding sequence ATGCAAGATGACAACAGATCGCAGACCGGGATTATTACTTTAAGAGTGGTTGTCTTAGGAATCTTTTTAGCGCTATTGTTGGCGGCATCAAGTACTTACTTAGCTTTAAAAGTAGGTATCTTACCTTCAGCATCTATTCCTGCCGCCATATTAGCGATGGCAATCCTGCGTTTATTTCACAATGGAAATATTTTTGAAGCGAATTTGATTCAAACCGCCGCTTCAGCGGGGGAAGCGGTTGCAGGAGGTATCGTATTTACGATTCCCGCGCTGATCATTATCGGTTATTGGAATCATTTTCCTTATTTTGCAAATTTTGCAATTGCTTGTTTAGGAGGATTATTAGGTATTTTATTTTCGATTCCGTTACGTAAAATTTTAATCAATACGCCACAACTTTATTTTCCAGAAGCGCGTGCCATATCCGAAGTTTTAAAGTTAAGTCAAAAACAAAGTTTTCCTATTAATAAAATGTTAGTTGGCACTAGTTTGGGAGCGGGTTTGGAATTTGCGCAAACAGGTTTAAAAATTATTGCCGTGTCCACTGAAAAATGGGTGGTATTCGGACAATCGAAAATTATCGGTTTTGGCTTAGGTTTCGCACCCGCGTTAATCGGCGTCGGTTATTTAATTGGTTGGAATGTAGGACTTAGCTTGTTGTTAGGCGCGTTTATTGCTTGGGGGATTAGTTTACCCTTACTAAGTTATTTGATGCCAGTAGGTAACACTTTTATTTTAGCAAAAAGCTTAGCTGTTTATTCTAGTGACATACATTATATTGGTTTGGGTGCAATGTTAGCAGCCGGATTCTGGACGTTATTAAATTTATTACGTCCTTTTTATCTCAGCTTGCGTTTATTACTACGAGGTCTATTTCATCCGTTAAAAAATCAGCTATCACCTACCGAGCAAGATATCCCGCTGAATTATTTACTTTCGAGTTTAGTTTTAGTTATTTTCAGTATTTATTTCTTATTCAATTATCTATTACCTATTCAAAGTTTACTGTTTACGTTTCCGCAATTATTTCTTGTCGTTGCGGTGCTTTATGTGCTTGTGATAGGTTTTGTATTTGCAGCGCTTTGCGGTTATTTTTCCGGTTTGGTGGGTGTAACAGCGAGTCCTGGTTCTGCTATTGTCATTTCAGGCTTGCTATTCATGGCATTAATTTTACGTGGCGTGCTGTTTTTTAAAGGACAAGACTTGCTAAGTTCACAACTACTCAATGCAGCGGCGATAACGATCATTATTGGTGCCGTCGTAGCGGGTGCAGCGTGCATAGCGAACGATAATATTCAAGATTTAAAAGTAGGGCATTTAATTGGTGCGACACCTTGGCGGCAACAGCTTATGTTGATACTCGGTGTTGTCATCGCATCTTTAGTTATTCCCTACGTGATGCAGTTGCTTTTTAATGTTTATGGATTAACCACCGTATTACCCCATGCGGGTATGGATCCCCAACAAACTTTACCGGCGCCACCTGCCGCCATGATGGCCGGTTTAACGCAAGGTGTATTTAATCATGATCTACCTTGGAACATGTTAGCGATGGGCGGGGCTATCATGCTGGTATTAATCATAGTGAACACAGTAGGAAAAATTAATCTTTCTTTGTTGGGTGTCGGCATGGGAATTTATTTACCATTAAGCTCTTCTACACCCTTGTTTATAGGAAGTTTGTTTGCTTATGGGATTAAGTTTTTTTTACAGAAAAAAATCAATCGCCAAACAACCCCATCGGATTTTCAACAGCACAATGCCATTTTGTTAAGTTGTGGTTTAGTAGCGGGCGCCGCTTTAATGGATGTATTTCTTGCTATTCCTTTATCTATTACAGGAAATCCGCGCCTATTTGCTGTTTTACCTATAAGTTGGCAAGCACTTGCCAGCGGGTTTGGGTTTTTAAGTGTGTTGGGTTTAGCCGTCTGTTTCTATTGGACTATTTTGAAAAAACCCCCCTCATCCCTAACGTAA